One bacterium genomic window, CCAAAGGAGAGCTTCAACTGGTGAGTGCCCCCCTATAGTCAGGTTAAAGCTGCCGCCAATGAACGCTACTGTAGCGATGGAATAAAGTTCACGTAACTCACCCACTGTGTCCAAGACAACGACGCTATGCTTGGCACCCTCCTGACCCAAAGCTGAGCGTAAATCATATTCAATTCCGTCTTGTTTTAATACCCAATCTATGGATGGCTTACGCTGAAGGAACCGCGGAGCAATTATTAACAGGGCATCAGGTTTATGAACCGCAAATTGTTTGAACGCATATATAACTTCAGGCTCATCGAAAGGATGAGTGCATGCAGCTACAATAATTGGTCTGTCACTTCCGCTTACAAGATTAATCCATTTATTCCGAATATCCGCTTTCTGGCAATCGGATATTGGCTGGGTTGCTAAAGAAGGGCCGCTTATAATCACTCTATTTTCAGAGATTCCTAAGGCGATTAAACGGTCGCGATATGTAGAAGTTTGTGCCCAATAGCAGCTAACGAGTCTGTGCCGCCATCGATCCGATTTCCTCTTGAATTCACGGTTAAAATCTCGTTCAGATAGATAATAATTCAATACGGCTGTCTTTACACCGAAAAGTCTTGCCCAAAACAGCAAATGATAATTGTCTGCAAACTCGATAAATAGAATCGCCTTTGGTCGCCAACGCATTAACATGATGAGCGCTGAGAGGGGATTATTGAAGGGTGCGTAACCAATCGGATAGGGTTTCTCAGCCTTTACTGCCATTTGATGTGAGCCTGTAAATTGCGTGAGAACAGCAATATCGCTTTGACAAGCATTAAATATCTCATCAGCCGCAACCAAAGCTGTTCGTGTCTCTCCAATCATGCTGCTATGAATTAAAATCCAGTCCCCTTTATGACTTGGCTTCGAGCCTCCAAAAAGTCTTCGGAAAATTATCCCGTAATACTCACGCTTTTTGGCTCTTAACGTGCTGCGGATAATAATATAGGGAAACACAACCAACTGAAACAAAGAGTAAAAGAGATATCCGGCAAGAGCTAACATGACGACTTTGAAGCGTAAAGAATTAGGTTCGTCTAAGCGTTGTGGGCTTACCAATATTTGTTTTTGTGGTTCTCTATCAGCGTTCAATAGCTCCTGCACAGGCAATTTCCTCGCTTTTTAAACAAACGGCAACGCTCCATGCTCAAGGAGGCTTTGATTGCCCTGGTTGTCATAATCGTAATTCGGATACTCACAAGCATAAACTGAACGTCCCTGTGAAAGCGCTTGCAAGCCTAAACGCTCCATTTGACCCTCCGAGCGTATTTCGACTGCCACCACCTGGTCAGATAAAGCGACTATCAACTCATCCCTTAGCTGGTTATTATTGCCGATATATCTGTCGCTCGGTCTAAAGGGGGATATAACCAGATCTGTTTTCGGA contains:
- a CDS encoding glycosyltransferase N-terminal domain-containing protein; its protein translation is MNADREPQKQILVSPQRLDEPNSLRFKVVMLALAGYLFYSLFQLVVFPYIIIRSTLRAKKREYYGIIFRRLFGGSKPSHKGDWILIHSSMIGETRTALVAADEIFNACQSDIAVLTQFTGSHQMAVKAEKPYPIGYAPFNNPLSALIMLMRWRPKAILFIEFADNYHLLFWARLFGVKTAVLNYYLSERDFNREFKRKSDRWRHRLVSCYWAQTSTYRDRLIALGISENRVIISGPSLATQPISDCQKADIRNKWINLVSGSDRPIIVAACTHPFDEPEVIYAFKQFAVHKPDALLIIAPRFLQRKPSIDWVLKQDGIEYDLRSALGQEGAKHSVVVLDTVGELRELYSIATVAFIGGSFNLTIGGHSPVEALLWGAPITMGPIYSQQEAAVEACMDAGIMSICRNADELALAWLELTDNKYMTADIKQKSAELIERYSNVFGDLYKAILD